In Lacrimispora indolis DSM 755, a genomic segment contains:
- the arcC gene encoding carbamate kinase, translating into MAKKKRIVIALGGNALGNTLPEQMTAVKITSKAIVDLIEEGCEVVVVHGNGPQVGMINNAMSALTREDPKQPNTPLSVCVAMSQAYIGYDLQNALREELVNRNLTNIPVTTMITQVRVDENDPAFNSPSKPIGHFMTEEEAKLAEEKYGYITKEDAGRGYRRVVASPNPAEIIEIGAIRSLVESGQLVIACGGGGIPVTLQGNHLKGASAVIDKDFASELLAEELDADFLIILTAVEKVAINFGKPEEKWLDDITTDEARQFIGEGHFAPGSMLPKVQAAVKFADSKEGRNALITLLEKAKEGILGKTGTRIHK; encoded by the coding sequence ATGGCAAAGAAAAAAAGAATAGTTATTGCGTTAGGCGGCAATGCCCTGGGCAACACATTACCGGAGCAGATGACTGCAGTAAAGATCACGTCAAAAGCAATTGTTGACCTGATCGAAGAAGGCTGTGAAGTAGTGGTGGTTCACGGCAACGGCCCACAGGTGGGTATGATTAATAACGCAATGAGCGCTTTAACCCGGGAAGATCCCAAACAGCCAAACACTCCTCTCTCCGTCTGTGTAGCCATGAGCCAGGCTTATATCGGCTATGACTTACAGAATGCCCTGAGAGAAGAACTGGTAAACAGGAACCTCACCAACATTCCCGTAACCACCATGATCACACAGGTTCGTGTAGATGAAAACGATCCTGCCTTCAACTCTCCCAGCAAGCCAATCGGTCACTTCATGACTGAGGAAGAAGCAAAGCTGGCTGAGGAAAAATACGGATATATTACAAAAGAAGATGCCGGACGGGGATACCGCCGTGTGGTAGCTTCACCAAATCCTGCAGAAATCATTGAAATCGGCGCAATTCGCTCCCTTGTGGAATCCGGACAGCTGGTTATCGCCTGCGGCGGCGGTGGAATTCCCGTTACCCTTCAGGGAAACCACTTAAAAGGCGCAAGCGCAGTAATTGACAAAGATTTTGCAAGTGAACTGCTGGCAGAAGAACTGGATGCAGATTTCTTAATCATCCTTACAGCAGTTGAGAAAGTAGCAATAAACTTCGGTAAACCGGAAGAGAAATGGTTGGACGATATCACAACAGACGAGGCACGTCAGTTCATTGGAGAAGGACATTTTGCTCCTGGCTCCATGCTGCCAAAGGTTCAGGCTGCTGTGAAATTCGCAGATTCCAAAGAGGGTCGCAATGCGCTTATCACTTTGCTTGAAAAAGCTAAAGAGGGAATCCTGGGGAAGACCGGAACTCGTATTCATAAGTGA
- a CDS encoding uracil-xanthine permease family protein → MGKQNDKELIYQLEGRPSLKTAFPLGLQHILAMFTGNLAPILIIASICGLEPADKTVMLSSAMVVSGVTTLFQLYPLKLGKSFRIGANLPIVMGTSFAFVSVASIVATQVAPSMGLTDPRDIYALVLGCSLVGGLVEVFMGFFYKKLSDLFSPIVVGTTLIAIGLNLLSAGARYFNGGSNAAANLAAYNENPDKFQFTGVFGSMKNVCMALFVFVLVLLLQKYGKGIVKNSALLFGLAIGYVVSVALGMVNFAPITAAKVVSVPTPFYFGLKFSLAGILNFALFYIISGLETIGNTGGITIAAFDREPTSEETSGAILADAGGSMLAAIFNALPNTAFGQNAGIISMTRIVNKWCVAVGAVFLALCGLIPKLAALFQTIPDAVLGGAIISVFAMITLNGIKMIAKAGFSERNVTIIGITLAFGIGLTSMSLAVETFPAFIQPLLHAIAPLMSAPAAVCCIVSIVASICFPMTKEDKEKAKAAMQDV, encoded by the coding sequence ATGGGTAAGCAAAACGACAAAGAACTAATCTATCAACTGGAAGGCAGGCCAAGCTTAAAAACTGCATTCCCACTGGGTCTGCAGCACATTCTGGCCATGTTTACGGGCAACTTAGCCCCCATACTCATCATTGCCAGTATCTGTGGTCTGGAACCTGCGGATAAAACGGTTATGTTATCATCAGCCATGGTTGTATCCGGTGTAACCACCTTGTTTCAGCTGTATCCGCTCAAGCTGGGAAAGAGCTTCCGTATCGGAGCGAATCTCCCCATTGTCATGGGGACATCGTTTGCATTTGTTTCCGTGGCTTCCATTGTTGCCACTCAAGTCGCGCCTTCTATGGGACTGACCGATCCGCGTGATATATACGCGTTGGTTCTCGGCTGTTCACTTGTAGGCGGTCTTGTTGAAGTATTTATGGGTTTCTTCTATAAGAAGCTTTCCGATTTATTTTCACCTATCGTGGTGGGAACAACCCTTATTGCCATTGGATTAAACTTATTAAGCGCTGGAGCGCGATACTTTAACGGCGGTTCAAACGCGGCTGCAAATTTGGCTGCGTATAATGAGAATCCGGACAAGTTTCAATTTACAGGCGTGTTTGGTTCCATGAAAAATGTATGCATGGCATTATTTGTATTTGTCCTTGTGTTATTGCTCCAAAAATATGGCAAAGGTATAGTGAAGAATTCCGCCCTGCTTTTTGGACTGGCTATCGGATATGTGGTGTCTGTTGCCTTGGGTATGGTGAACTTTGCGCCGATCACAGCCGCTAAAGTCGTCTCCGTACCAACGCCGTTTTATTTCGGCCTCAAATTCTCCTTAGCCGGCATCTTAAACTTCGCCCTGTTTTATATCATTTCCGGATTGGAAACCATCGGTAACACCGGCGGTATCACCATTGCGGCATTTGACAGGGAACCTACCTCCGAAGAAACCTCCGGTGCCATCCTGGCAGATGCGGGTGGATCGATGTTGGCAGCTATATTTAACGCACTGCCAAACACCGCGTTTGGACAGAACGCAGGTATCATTTCCATGACGAGAATCGTGAACAAATGGTGCGTTGCCGTAGGAGCTGTATTCCTGGCTTTGTGCGGACTCATCCCGAAATTGGCAGCTCTTTTCCAAACCATCCCTGATGCGGTTTTGGGCGGCGCCATTATTTCTGTGTTTGCTATGATCACATTAAACGGTATTAAGATGATTGCCAAAGCAGGTTTCTCCGAGAGAAACGTAACTATTATCGGTATTACACTTGCATTTGGTATTGGACTTACCTCCATGAGCCTGGCCGTGGAAACCTTCCCGGCGTTCATTCAACCACTCTTACATGCCATTGCGCCATTAATGAGCGCACCGGCTGCCGTGTGTTGTATCGTATCAATCGTTGCAAGCATTTGCTTCCCAATGACTAAAGAAGATAAAGAGAAGGCAAAAGCTGCTATGCAAGATGTGTAA
- a CDS encoding glycogen/starch/alpha-glucan phosphorylase: MNLEQQIFEIYKKTVNQCSNQEIYSALLKIVEEEGKKRQEEEGKKKVYYLSAEFLIGKLLSNNLINLGIYDEVTRVLAENGRDICEIEEIEPEPSLGNGGLGRLAACFLDSMATLGLNGDGIGLNYHFGLFKQTFKDHLQAEDPNPWIEPDTWLNRTEVTYPVTFGSLTVRSRMYDIGVTGYQGRTNKLHLFDLETIDEELIEDGIAFDKEAVKKNLTLFLYPDDSDEAGRKLRIYQQYFMVSSAAQYILDECVKKGCRLYDLPDYAVIQINDTHPSMVIPELIRLLTLRGIPFEKAAEIVSRTCAYTNHTILAEALEKWPMEYLEEAVPQLVPVIEKLDKQIRKSYKDPAVAIIDEKDLVHMAHMDIHYGFSVNGVAYLHTEILKKSELKKFYDIYPEKFSNKTNGITFRRWLLHCNPRLSELIASRIGEGYKKDAMELEKLAAFDDEATLKAILDIKKQNKTALKKYLMSTQETDIDENSIYDIQIKRLHEYKRQQMNALYVIHKYLEIKRGNLPARPVTVIFGAKAAPAYVIAKDIIHLILCLQELVNNDPQVSPYLKVVMVENYNVSKAEKLIPACDISQQISLASKEASGTGNMKFMLNGAVTLGTMDGANVEIAELVGKDNIYIFGESSEKVIQHYTKADYVAKEYYKEDAQIREALDFMVGAEMTSIGHKENLKRLYDEILKKDWFMTLLDYKAYEEARERIYRDYEDSFAWAKKMLVNISKAGYFSSDRTILEYNRDIWKL; the protein is encoded by the coding sequence ATGAATCTTGAACAACAAATTTTTGAAATATACAAAAAAACAGTGAACCAGTGTTCCAATCAGGAAATTTATTCTGCGCTGCTGAAAATCGTGGAGGAGGAAGGAAAAAAGCGGCAGGAGGAGGAAGGAAAGAAAAAGGTATATTACTTATCTGCGGAATTCCTCATAGGAAAACTGCTTTCCAATAACCTGATCAACCTTGGAATCTATGATGAAGTAACCCGGGTTCTTGCTGAAAACGGCAGGGATATTTGTGAGATTGAGGAAATAGAGCCGGAGCCATCCCTTGGAAACGGCGGTCTGGGACGCCTTGCTGCCTGTTTTCTGGATTCTATGGCAACCCTTGGGTTAAACGGGGACGGCATTGGCCTTAATTATCATTTTGGCTTGTTTAAACAGACCTTTAAGGACCATCTTCAGGCAGAAGACCCTAACCCATGGATAGAGCCGGATACATGGCTTAACAGGACAGAAGTCACTTATCCGGTCACCTTTGGCAGTCTGACCGTCCGTTCCAGAATGTATGACATAGGGGTGACCGGTTATCAGGGACGCACCAATAAGCTTCATCTGTTTGACTTGGAGACCATTGATGAGGAGCTTATAGAAGATGGGATAGCCTTTGATAAAGAAGCCGTTAAAAAGAATCTGACCCTGTTCCTCTATCCCGATGACAGCGATGAGGCCGGCAGAAAGCTTCGTATTTACCAGCAGTATTTTATGGTAAGCAGCGCTGCACAGTATATCCTTGATGAGTGCGTTAAAAAGGGATGCAGGCTTTATGATTTGCCGGATTATGCGGTGATCCAGATTAATGATACCCATCCATCCATGGTGATCCCGGAACTGATCCGGCTTTTAACCCTTAGGGGGATTCCTTTTGAAAAGGCGGCTGAAATTGTCAGCAGAACCTGTGCCTACACCAATCACACCATCCTTGCAGAAGCCCTTGAAAAGTGGCCCATGGAGTATTTGGAGGAGGCTGTGCCTCAGCTGGTGCCTGTTATAGAGAAGCTGGATAAACAGATCCGTAAATCATATAAAGACCCGGCTGTGGCGATCATTGATGAAAAGGATCTGGTGCACATGGCCCACATGGATATCCACTACGGCTTCAGCGTCAATGGGGTGGCATATCTTCATACGGAGATACTGAAAAAAAGCGAATTAAAGAAATTTTACGATATTTACCCGGAAAAATTTTCCAATAAGACCAACGGGATCACCTTCCGGCGATGGCTTCTCCATTGCAATCCCCGGCTGTCGGAACTCATTGCCTCCAGAATCGGAGAGGGTTATAAGAAAGATGCAATGGAGCTGGAAAAGCTGGCTGCCTTTGACGACGAGGCGACTTTAAAAGCCATTCTGGATATAAAAAAGCAGAATAAGACCGCTTTGAAGAAATATCTTATGTCAACCCAGGAGACGGACATAGATGAAAATTCCATTTACGATATCCAGATCAAGCGTCTCCATGAATATAAGAGACAGCAGATGAATGCCCTCTATGTTATACACAAGTATCTGGAAATAAAAAGAGGAAACTTACCTGCAAGACCGGTCACAGTGATCTTCGGTGCAAAGGCGGCTCCTGCCTATGTGATAGCAAAGGATATTATTCACCTGATCCTGTGTCTTCAGGAGCTGGTGAACAATGATCCCCAGGTGAGCCCCTATCTTAAGGTGGTAATGGTGGAAAACTATAACGTATCCAAGGCAGAAAAGCTGATTCCTGCCTGTGATATTTCCCAGCAGATTTCACTTGCGTCCAAGGAGGCCAGCGGAACCGGCAATATGAAATTTATGTTAAATGGAGCAGTGACCCTTGGAACCATGGATGGAGCCAATGTTGAGATTGCAGAGCTGGTGGGAAAGGATAATATTTATATCTTCGGAGAATCCAGTGAGAAAGTGATCCAACATTACACAAAAGCTGATTATGTGGCTAAGGAGTATTATAAAGAGGATGCACAAATCCGGGAAGCTCTGGATTTTATGGTGGGAGCGGAGATGACTTCCATCGGTCATAAGGAAAATTTAAAACGGCTTTATGATGAAATCCTGAAAAAAGACTGGTTCATGACCCTGTTGGATTACAAGGCTTATGAGGAAGCCAGGGAAAGGATTTACAGGGATTATGAGGATTCGTTTGCATGGGCGAAGAAGATGCTGGTCAATATCAGCAAGGCAGGATATTTCTCTTCGGACCGTACTATTCTGGAATATAACCGGGATATCTGGAAGCTGTAA
- a CDS encoding AraC family transcriptional regulator, which translates to MNIIQYENYQEKREQDPSDFPYLTYPCTIPLDFNKVPLHWHDEMEFIYIKKGTGQVSVDFVPYEVQAGDIVLVCPGKLHTIKQWKQESMEYENIIFNLSLLGSRQPDMCWETYFSPIIRGQKKLPVLMTKSLPGYSGIASCLDRIDQIRETFPEGYELLIKGKLFQLFFLLWGIEEASLPPPSRPPKELERTRQILKYMEQHYSESLSIEEVSRACGMSQSHFMKFFKKTMGLPFTAYLNDYRLTMASRLLLSSEDSVLTVAGETGFNNLSYFNRIFKEKFGMTPREFRRRMDIPPSL; encoded by the coding sequence ATGAATATCATACAGTACGAAAACTATCAGGAAAAACGGGAACAGGACCCTTCCGATTTTCCTTACCTGACTTATCCCTGCACCATCCCCCTGGATTTTAACAAGGTTCCCCTTCACTGGCATGATGAAATGGAATTCATCTATATCAAAAAAGGAACCGGGCAGGTCTCGGTGGACTTTGTCCCATATGAGGTCCAGGCTGGAGATATTGTCCTGGTCTGCCCCGGAAAGCTCCATACCATAAAGCAATGGAAACAGGAATCCATGGAGTATGAGAACATTATTTTCAACTTAAGCCTGTTAGGTTCCAGGCAGCCGGATATGTGCTGGGAAACTTACTTCTCTCCCATCATCCGGGGACAAAAAAAACTTCCGGTACTCATGACCAAAAGCCTTCCCGGTTACAGCGGGATCGCTTCCTGCCTGGACCGGATCGACCAGATCCGGGAAACATTTCCTGAAGGCTATGAACTGTTAATCAAGGGGAAGTTGTTCCAACTGTTCTTTCTTCTCTGGGGTATTGAGGAAGCTTCTCTTCCCCCTCCTTCCCGCCCTCCCAAGGAGCTGGAACGGACCCGGCAGATTCTTAAATACATGGAACAGCATTACAGTGAATCCCTTTCCATAGAAGAAGTATCCCGGGCCTGCGGCATGAGCCAGTCTCATTTTATGAAATTCTTTAAAAAGACCATGGGGCTGCCCTTTACCGCTTATTTAAACGATTACCGCCTGACAATGGCCTCCAGGCTGCTCCTCTCCTCCGAGGATTCAGTCCTTACCGTTGCAGGGGAGACCGGTTTTAACAATCTGTCTTATTTTAACCGGATCTTTAAGGAAAAATTCGGTATGACTCCCAGGGAATTCAGGAGGCGCATGGATATTCCCCCTTCTCTGTGA
- a CDS encoding TspO/MBR family protein, which translates to MDRNQRIRTAYIAFPLVVGALAGFLTRNGLSIYKSLNHPAFSPPGWLLPIIWTVLYILMGIGSYLAASSPSHRKNQSLRLYGIQLLLNFLWNLVFFNLNNYLLAFLVLLFLWYFILKMIAAFWSVSPDAAVLQIPYLLWVTFAAYLNLGIVFLN; encoded by the coding sequence GTGGACAGAAACCAAAGGATACGTACTGCTTATATCGCTTTTCCCTTAGTGGTCGGGGCTTTGGCCGGATTTTTGACGAGGAACGGCTTGTCCATATACAAAAGCCTGAATCATCCTGCCTTTTCTCCTCCCGGCTGGCTGCTCCCCATCATATGGACGGTTCTATATATCCTCATGGGAATCGGCTCTTATTTGGCCGCTTCCTCGCCCTCCCACAGGAAAAACCAGTCCCTCAGGTTATATGGAATCCAGCTGCTGCTGAATTTTCTCTGGAACCTGGTGTTCTTTAACTTAAATAATTATCTCCTGGCCTTTTTGGTTCTCCTTTTTCTTTGGTACTTTATCCTGAAAATGATAGCGGCCTTCTGGTCTGTCAGTCCCGATGCTGCTGTCCTGCAGATCCCTTACCTGCTGTGGGTCACCTTTGCCGCATACTTAAACCTGGGGATCGTATTTCTTAATTAA
- the xdhC gene encoding xanthine dehydrogenase subunit XdhC — protein sequence MPVQYKLVKCTINGKYTETMVDVRASLTDMLRDDYRLTSVKKGCEVGECGACNVIIDHECYNSCIYLAIWAEGKEIKTLESLMGPNGELSDIQQAFIDEAAVQCGFCTPGFIMSAVEILESGKEYTRDELRKLMSGHLCRCTGYENILNAVEKTMLRRLGKLPA from the coding sequence ATGCCGGTACAATATAAGTTGGTAAAATGTACCATCAACGGAAAATACACGGAAACAATGGTGGATGTACGGGCATCCCTGACCGATATGTTACGGGATGATTACCGTCTGACTTCCGTGAAAAAAGGCTGTGAGGTAGGAGAATGCGGAGCCTGTAACGTGATCATAGACCATGAGTGTTACAATTCCTGTATTTACCTGGCCATATGGGCAGAAGGAAAAGAAATTAAGACCCTGGAAAGCCTGATGGGTCCAAATGGAGAGCTTTCCGATATTCAGCAGGCATTTATAGACGAGGCAGCAGTCCAGTGCGGATTCTGCACGCCGGGATTTATTATGTCAGCGGTGGAAATTCTGGAAAGCGGAAAAGAGTATACAAGAGATGAACTTAGAAAGCTGATGTCCGGCCATCTATGCCGGTGCACAGGCTATGAGAATATCTTAAATGCGGTGGAAAAAACCATGCTCCGCAGATTGGGAAAGCTGCCTGCCTGA
- the xdhB gene encoding xanthine dehydrogenase subunit XdhB: MYDMKALYEANTVEEAVKLRLEHPEAQIIAGGSDVLIQMREGKRAGKELISIYMINEIRGVKMDEEEAIRIGSLTSFSHITKDPIIQKYINVLGEAVDMVGGPQIRNIATIGGNTCNGVTSADSASTLFAWDAMIELTGPEGVRRIPISDFYIKAGTVDIREGELQTAVIIPKKSYKGYKGHYIKYANRNAMDIATTGCSVNIKLSEDKKTVEDVRIAYGVAGPIPMRTKSAENLAKGQPVSKELAEAFGKEVLADINPRDSWRASKDFRKHIAVEMATRCFIESVKLSGGEI, translated from the coding sequence ATGTATGATATGAAAGCATTATATGAAGCAAATACCGTGGAAGAAGCGGTAAAGCTTCGTTTGGAACATCCTGAGGCCCAGATTATTGCAGGGGGAAGTGATGTTTTGATACAGATGCGTGAGGGAAAACGCGCCGGAAAGGAATTGATCAGCATTTATATGATCAATGAGATAAGGGGCGTGAAAATGGACGAAGAAGAGGCCATACGCATAGGCTCTCTCACCAGTTTCTCCCATATTACCAAGGATCCCATTATTCAGAAATACATCAATGTTCTTGGCGAAGCGGTGGATATGGTGGGCGGTCCCCAGATCAGAAACATTGCCACAATCGGAGGAAATACCTGCAACGGTGTTACCTCAGCAGATTCAGCTTCAACGCTTTTTGCATGGGATGCCATGATCGAGCTGACAGGCCCTGAAGGTGTCCGCCGGATTCCAATCAGCGATTTCTATATAAAGGCAGGAACCGTGGATATCAGAGAGGGAGAGCTTCAGACCGCAGTGATCATTCCGAAGAAAAGCTATAAAGGCTATAAAGGCCATTATATCAAATATGCCAACAGAAATGCCATGGATATTGCCACCACAGGCTGCTCCGTAAATATAAAGCTGTCAGAGGACAAAAAGACCGTGGAAGACGTGAGAATCGCTTATGGAGTGGCAGGCCCTATTCCAATGCGTACGAAAAGTGCGGAAAACTTAGCAAAGGGCCAGCCGGTGTCAAAAGAACTGGCAGAGGCCTTTGGAAAAGAAGTCCTTGCAGACATCAATCCCAGAGACAGCTGGCGCGCCTCAAAGGATTTCCGTAAGCACATTGCTGTGGAAATGGCAACCCGCTGTTTCATAGAGTCAGTGAAACTTTCAGGAGGTGAGATCTAA
- the xdhA gene encoding xanthine dehydrogenase subunit XdhA, with translation MIIGKSVTRVDAFDKATGRSKYTDDLCERNALVAKIYHSSIANGNVKSIDTSEAEKIPGVVKVVTCFDVPKNYFPTAGHPWSTDISHQDVADRLLLTDRVRFYGDEVAAVIAENEIAAKQAIRALKVEYEEYPFVLDVQEAMKDGAPQLHEKYVNNILGHSSIRKGNLEEAIKEPGLVKIDQWYDTPIVQHCHIENHICFASMENGKITVVSSTQIPHIVRRVVGQALGIPWGSVRIIKPYIGGGFGNKQDALYEPLCAYLSTAVGGRLVKLDVTREETFVSNRTRHAIRSHIISWVRPDGTFAARKLECFSNQGAYASHGHGIAAKGMNAFPQLYPCENVECDAYTVFTNMPVAGAMRGYGIPQAMFPVESQSDDIALKIGMDPVEFRRKNLMPVGYVDGFSKNENYYDTFNQCLNKGKAYIDYDRKRKEYANQTGLIRKGVGCAVFWYNTAVWPISLETSSCRMVMNQDGSIQVQLGETEIGQGADTAFGQMAADTLGIPFEKVHVISCQDTDITPFGTGSYASRQTYVGGFSIKQTALILKERILKYAHELTRMPVFNLDIREGKIVRTTDGRELMTLGELATEAFYSLANCQHLTSESTYQIKSNAYSFGCCFAEVEVDIPMCKAKLVDIINVHDCGQLINPALAEAQVHGGMSMGIGYALSEQLLIDEKTGRTLNDNLLDYKLSTTMDHPHLEAQFVENYEPTSAFGTKSLGEPPACPVAPAIRNAILNATGVSMYQIPMTSQNLFKRFKEEGLI, from the coding sequence ATGATAATCGGAAAAAGTGTTACCCGTGTGGATGCATTTGATAAAGCCACGGGAAGATCCAAATACACCGATGATCTCTGTGAGAGAAATGCCCTGGTAGCTAAAATCTACCACTCTTCCATAGCCAATGGAAACGTAAAATCGATTGATACTTCAGAAGCCGAAAAAATACCGGGAGTGGTCAAAGTAGTTACCTGTTTTGATGTGCCTAAGAACTATTTTCCAACGGCCGGCCATCCCTGGTCAACGGACATCTCACATCAGGATGTGGCGGACCGGCTTCTTTTAACAGACCGGGTGCGTTTTTACGGTGATGAGGTAGCTGCGGTGATCGCGGAAAATGAAATAGCTGCAAAGCAGGCGATCAGGGCCTTAAAGGTGGAATACGAGGAATATCCCTTTGTTCTTGATGTTCAGGAGGCCATGAAGGATGGGGCACCTCAGCTTCACGAGAAGTATGTCAATAATATTCTGGGCCATTCCAGTATCAGAAAGGGGAATCTGGAAGAAGCTATTAAAGAGCCGGGACTTGTAAAAATTGACCAGTGGTACGATACTCCCATCGTTCAGCACTGTCATATTGAAAACCATATTTGTTTTGCCAGCATGGAAAACGGAAAAATTACCGTGGTTTCTTCTACCCAGATCCCTCATATCGTCAGGAGAGTGGTAGGGCAGGCCCTTGGAATCCCCTGGGGAAGTGTCCGCATCATCAAGCCATATATAGGAGGCGGTTTTGGAAATAAGCAGGATGCTTTGTATGAGCCTCTTTGTGCATACCTTTCAACGGCAGTTGGAGGACGGCTGGTCAAGCTTGATGTGACCCGTGAAGAAACCTTTGTAAGCAACCGTACAAGACATGCTATCCGCAGCCATATTATCAGCTGGGTGCGCCCTGACGGAACCTTTGCCGCCCGTAAACTGGAGTGCTTTTCCAATCAGGGAGCTTATGCTTCTCACGGACATGGAATCGCGGCAAAAGGCATGAATGCATTTCCACAGTTATATCCTTGCGAAAATGTAGAATGTGATGCCTATACAGTATTCACCAATATGCCTGTGGCAGGAGCCATGCGCGGCTACGGCATTCCTCAGGCCATGTTCCCGGTGGAAAGCCAGTCTGATGACATTGCCTTGAAAATCGGCATGGATCCGGTAGAATTCCGCCGTAAAAACCTGATGCCAGTAGGCTATGTGGATGGTTTTTCTAAAAATGAAAATTACTATGACACCTTTAATCAGTGCCTGAATAAGGGAAAAGCCTATATAGATTATGACCGGAAACGAAAGGAATACGCCAACCAGACCGGACTTATCCGCAAAGGCGTGGGCTGCGCAGTATTCTGGTATAACACGGCGGTATGGCCAATCAGCCTGGAAACCTCTTCCTGCCGGATGGTCATGAACCAGGATGGCTCCATACAGGTTCAGCTGGGTGAGACGGAGATCGGCCAGGGGGCTGATACGGCTTTTGGCCAGATGGCGGCGGATACTCTGGGAATTCCTTTTGAAAAGGTTCATGTGATTTCCTGTCAGGATACAGATATCACTCCTTTTGGAACAGGATCCTATGCTTCCAGACAGACTTATGTAGGAGGCTTTTCCATCAAACAGACGGCGCTTATATTAAAAGAAAGAATTTTAAAATATGCCCATGAGCTGACCCGTATGCCGGTCTTTAACCTGGATATCAGGGAAGGAAAGATCGTACGGACCACAGATGGAAGAGAACTAATGACGTTAGGCGAATTGGCAACAGAGGCCTTTTACAGCCTTGCCAACTGCCAGCATCTGACCTCTGAAAGCACTTATCAGATAAAGTCCAACGCTTATTCCTTTGGCTGCTGCTTTGCCGAGGTAGAGGTGGATATTCCCATGTGCAAGGCAAAGCTGGTGGATATTATCAATGTCCATGACTGCGGCCAGCTGATCAATCCGGCTCTTGCAGAGGCCCAGGTCCATGGAGGAATGAGCATGGGAATCGGATATGCCCTTTCAGAACAGCTTCTCATTGATGAGAAAACAGGCAGAACCTTAAATGACAATCTGCTGGATTATAAATTGTCCACTACCATGGATCATCCCCATCTGGAGGCACAGTTTGTGGAAAATTACGAGCCTACCAGCGCATTTGGAACAAAATCCCTGGGTGAGCCCCCGGCCTGTCCAGTGGCTCCGGCCATCCGTAATGCCATTTTAAATGCAACAGGTGTGTCCATGTACCAGATACCCATGACATCTCAGAATTTATTTAAACGGTTCAAGGAAGAAGGACTTATCTGA